The Methylomarinum vadi genome has a window encoding:
- a CDS encoding CobW family GTP-binding protein, producing MTRELPKIPVIVITGFLGSGKTTLLNRLLADGVKTAVVINEFGATPIDQDLILSQDIPMTVLSGGCLCCQIKGALAPTLKNLWMAWNQIEAKPFERLIIETSGVASPEPILDTLLRESWLCKRYRLQQIVATLAIPSAIDQLQRHAEARAQMTWADLLLLTHADLANTAQQAELIGYLQRHAPATPTLAVRLDQFDAATLQGYAYPAFRRMPTGKLVAEHGFRSVSLYLEHIPDWPRLQATLQTLLANHADDLVRIKGLIYLPDCAAPLAVHGVAGQLYPPVPLPERPNQDRRSRLVLITVSNPELLANELLIHLGAEPNQSPIRLH from the coding sequence ATGACCAGGGAATTGCCCAAAATCCCCGTTATTGTGATCACCGGTTTTCTCGGTAGCGGCAAGACCACGCTGTTAAACCGTTTATTGGCAGACGGGGTGAAGACGGCGGTGGTGATCAACGAATTCGGCGCCACGCCTATCGATCAGGACTTGATACTGAGTCAAGACATCCCGATGACGGTATTATCGGGCGGTTGCTTGTGCTGCCAGATCAAAGGCGCACTGGCACCGACTTTGAAGAACTTGTGGATGGCTTGGAATCAGATTGAAGCCAAGCCGTTCGAACGGCTCATCATCGAGACCAGCGGCGTTGCCAGTCCGGAACCCATTTTGGATACACTGCTGCGCGAATCCTGGTTGTGCAAACGCTACCGCTTGCAGCAAATCGTCGCTACGCTGGCGATACCGTCGGCCATTGACCAATTGCAGCGCCACGCCGAAGCGCGTGCGCAAATGACTTGGGCCGACCTGTTGCTGTTGACTCACGCCGATCTGGCCAATACCGCGCAACAGGCGGAATTGATCGGCTACTTGCAGCGTCATGCACCGGCCACGCCAACGTTGGCGGTTAGGCTGGATCAGTTCGACGCAGCCACTTTGCAAGGCTATGCGTATCCCGCTTTTCGACGGATGCCGACCGGCAAGCTTGTGGCTGAACACGGCTTTCGTAGCGTGTCGCTTTATCTGGAGCACATTCCGGATTGGCCCAGATTGCAAGCCACGTTGCAAACCTTGTTGGCAAACCATGCCGATGACTTGGTTCGAATCAAAGGGCTGATTTATTTGCCTGACTGTGCGGCGCCGTTGGCCGTGCATGGTGTCGCCGGTCAATTGTATCCACCTGTACCATTGCCGGAACGTCCGAACCAGGACAGACGTAGCCGATTAGTGTTGATTACGGTTTCCAATCCGGAACTTTTGGCCAACGAATTGTTAATCCACTTGGGAGCGGAACCCAATCAGAGCCCGATACGGCTGCATTGA
- a CDS encoding recombinase family protein: MTFIRHRFSASAESTLFALYVHQNLDSQIDALQKAGGGKIFSDKMTGSHMDRPGWDQLLEYARPGDTLVVSELSRMTRSLMDLLTTAKVLEQRQINLVSLRENIDTTSATGRCFLSMMGAIHQMERELRAERAAAGRSSAKARGKTGGRPKTDPEKLENARILYENSDKTAAEVCEITGVGRRKFFSYVAEKRNGSGKT; encoded by the coding sequence TTGACGTTCATTCGACACCGCTTTTCGGCGAGTGCAGAAAGTACACTTTTTGCACTCTACGTTCACCAAAATCTGGATTCTCAGATTGATGCGTTGCAAAAAGCCGGGGGCGGCAAAATATTTTCCGACAAGATGACCGGTTCGCACATGGATCGACCCGGCTGGGATCAGCTTTTAGAATATGCTCGCCCAGGCGATACCTTGGTGGTCAGCGAATTAAGCCGCATGACGCGCTCTTTGATGGATTTACTGACCACTGCAAAGGTGCTGGAACAGCGGCAAATTAACTTAGTGTCATTGCGTGAAAATATCGATACCACATCCGCAACGGGTCGTTGTTTCTTGTCGATGATGGGCGCTATTCACCAAATGGAGCGGGAACTTCGCGCAGAGCGGGCGGCAGCGGGACGTTCATCCGCTAAAGCGCGGGGCAAAACGGGTGGAAGACCTAAAACTGACCCGGAAAAATTGGAGAATGCCAGAATCCTCTACGAAAACTCGGACAAAACCGCCGCCGAGGTTTGTGAGATTACCGGCGTAGGGAGGCGAAAATTCTTCTCCTATGTGGCAGAAAAACGGAATGGCTCTGGTAAAACGTAA
- a CDS encoding CobW family GTP-binding protein codes for MNTAPKLNYPVPVTILTGFLGAGKTTLLNRILTEHHGRRIAVIENEFGETGIDNELLVQADEQIVTMNNGCICCTVRGDLVRILGELSERRENGDVHFERVIIETTGLADPAPVAQTFFIEQDIAENYKLDAIVTVVDAVHAHQQLQEHHEAQEQVGFADRILLSKTDLQEAEVVADLETRLRAMNPRAPIKRVHFGATELHDILDIDGFNLDDILKIEPDFLEDVSHEHEDDISSFVFSCERELDAARILAFLDIMVRHFGNDLLRYKGILNIAGCDKRVIYQGVHMLMTQDFVTPWQNGETKTSNLVFIGRNLPKQEMLEALESCQVVSQ; via the coding sequence ATGAATACCGCCCCAAAACTCAACTACCCGGTGCCAGTCACCATCCTGACCGGCTTTCTAGGCGCTGGTAAAACCACGTTACTGAACCGCATTCTCACCGAACATCACGGTCGGCGCATTGCGGTGATCGAAAACGAATTCGGCGAAACCGGTATCGACAACGAGTTGCTGGTGCAAGCCGACGAGCAAATCGTCACCATGAACAACGGTTGTATCTGTTGCACGGTACGCGGCGATCTGGTACGCATCCTGGGCGAATTGTCCGAGCGCCGAGAAAACGGCGACGTGCATTTCGAGCGGGTGATCATCGAAACCACCGGTCTGGCCGATCCGGCGCCGGTGGCGCAAACCTTTTTCATCGAGCAGGACATCGCCGAAAACTACAAACTGGATGCCATTGTCACCGTGGTTGATGCGGTGCATGCCCATCAACAACTGCAAGAACACCACGAAGCGCAAGAACAAGTCGGCTTCGCTGATCGGATTTTGTTGTCAAAAACCGATTTGCAGGAAGCCGAAGTGGTCGCCGATCTGGAAACCCGCTTGCGAGCGATGAACCCAAGAGCGCCGATCAAACGCGTACATTTCGGCGCCACCGAGTTGCACGACATCCTGGACATCGACGGCTTCAATCTGGACGACATCCTGAAAATCGAACCGGACTTTCTAGAAGATGTCAGCCACGAACACGAGGACGACATCAGCTCGTTCGTATTCAGTTGTGAACGGGAGCTGGATGCTGCAAGGATACTGGCCTTTCTGGACATCATGGTGCGCCATTTCGGTAACGACCTATTGCGCTACAAAGGCATTTTGAACATTGCCGGTTGCGACAAGCGAGTAATTTACCAAGGCGTACACATGTTGATGACGCAGGATTTTGTCACTCCCTGGCAAAATGGGGAAACCAAGACATCCAATCTGGTCTTTATTGGCCGTAATTTACCCAAACAGGAGATGCTGGAGGCGTTGGAATCGTGCCAAGTGGTGTCTCAATGA
- the hisI gene encoding phosphoribosyl-AMP cyclohydrolase, with protein sequence MNLFKHAETLAVGDSLSWEAVLAELPFNADGLLPAIAQQVDSGEVLMLAWMNRAAILETLSSGRVCYWSRSRQRLWRKGETSGHYQTLKELRIDCDGDTLLLLVDQQGPACHTGRRSCFYHTVQGDRVVMNSAPQNTA encoded by the coding sequence ATGAATCTGTTCAAACATGCGGAAACCCTGGCCGTTGGTGACAGCCTGTCCTGGGAAGCCGTCTTGGCTGAGCTACCCTTCAACGCCGACGGCCTGTTACCGGCCATTGCCCAGCAAGTCGACAGCGGAGAAGTATTGATGCTGGCCTGGATGAACCGCGCCGCCATCCTGGAAACCCTGAGTAGCGGCCGGGTGTGCTATTGGTCGCGTTCGCGGCAGCGCTTATGGCGCAAAGGCGAGACGTCCGGGCATTATCAAACGCTGAAAGAACTGCGCATCGATTGCGACGGCGACACCTTGTTGCTGCTGGTCGATCAGCAAGGGCCAGCCTGTCACACCGGGCGCCGCAGCTGTTTCTATCATACGGTGCAGGGTGATCGCGTGGTTATGAACAGCGCACCGCAGAACACCGCTTAA